In Mongoliitalea daihaiensis, one DNA window encodes the following:
- a CDS encoding FG-GAP-like repeat-containing protein, translated as MKKFSIYGYLVGLVIFWACGTAETPVPENTLFEKLPASLTGVDFRNDLSFDDQFNIFTYRNYYNGGGVAVGDVNGDGLIDIYLTANMGPNKLYLNQGDFKFVDVTAQAGVAGTRAWSTGVAIADVNGDGLLDIYVCNSGDVKGDNKQNELFINNGDGTFTEMAEAFGLADEGFSTHAVFFDYDNDGDLDLYLLNNSYQAIGSFNKMQNERPRRDPVGGDKLFRNEGGKFTDVSEEAGIYGSVIGFGLGITIGDVNRDGWMDIFISNDFFERDYLYINNQDGTFTESLTDYMISTSAASMGADIADLTNDGYLDIFVTEMLPEPPQRLKQITTFESWDKFQFNLEHGYHYQYTRNMLHVNNGDGTYSDLGRMTNVEATDWSWAALMFDMDNDGLKDIWVANGIYQDLTDLDYLNFIDNEDTKRAIISKEGVDYKALIDPMPINPVSNYAFKNKGNLVFENVVHQWGLGDPIHSNGSAYVDLNNDGALDLVVNNVNREVLIFKNKSREMHPEHNFLKIELKGKGQNTNAIGAQVRLIANGESFYQEQMPNRGFQSSVDPRLNFGLGSLSSIDEVQVRWPDGAFTIVSNVEVNQTLVLSWADAVVENFQFFTEPQEQLFKKVAKTSVDFTHQENRFVDFDRDRLTYHKLSTEGPAVAVGDVNGDGLEDIFFGGARSFEASLYLQQRDGTFKKSNQSAFAEDKLSEDVDAVFADFDGDGMLDLLVASGGNEFGFGSMELADRLYLNDGKGNFTKSTVSGLVNFKNSTSSLQVMDINGDGYLDILAFSRVVPFLYGVNPNSLVLLNDGKGAFSDATATIAPEFKELGMVTDAVLADLDGDGRLDVAVVGEWMAPTIFWNRNGKFAKDIDSELSKFTGWYQAIAAGDLTGDGKVDLVLGNHGLNTRFKTSFERPIRMFVNDFDQNGSVEHVFVQKSGDKHVPFTLKHELERQIPSIKKNFLKYSSFNDKFLEEIFTPQQLEKAIIQEVNYFQSAVLLNQGSGSFEVKELPRMAQRSWMYSIALEDVNEDGQLDILMGGNLYGAKPEVGQYDASYGELLLGNGDGTFEYVPNRSHGLQIKGEVRDLRVMQLQGKRQLMVTRNNNQVEFWEF; from the coding sequence ATGAAGAAGTTTAGCATATATGGATATCTAGTAGGCCTAGTTATTTTTTGGGCTTGTGGCACTGCGGAAACACCAGTACCAGAAAATACGCTTTTCGAAAAGTTGCCAGCATCCTTGACAGGTGTAGACTTTCGGAATGATTTAAGCTTTGATGATCAATTCAATATTTTCACCTACCGAAATTATTACAACGGAGGAGGTGTCGCTGTAGGGGATGTCAATGGTGATGGCTTGATAGACATCTATCTGACTGCCAATATGGGACCTAATAAGTTGTACCTTAACCAGGGAGATTTTAAGTTTGTCGATGTGACCGCACAAGCCGGAGTCGCAGGTACTCGAGCTTGGAGTACTGGTGTAGCCATAGCGGATGTCAATGGAGATGGGTTATTGGATATTTATGTATGCAACTCTGGAGATGTTAAGGGGGATAATAAGCAGAATGAATTGTTTATCAATAATGGAGATGGAACCTTTACAGAGATGGCTGAAGCGTTCGGCTTGGCAGATGAAGGTTTTTCTACGCATGCCGTATTCTTTGATTATGATAATGATGGAGATTTAGATTTGTATTTGCTTAATAATAGCTATCAGGCTATTGGGAGCTTCAATAAAATGCAAAACGAGCGCCCCAGAAGAGATCCTGTGGGAGGGGATAAATTGTTTCGGAATGAAGGGGGGAAATTTACCGATGTTTCAGAAGAAGCGGGTATTTATGGTTCAGTCATCGGTTTTGGCTTGGGAATTACCATCGGGGATGTAAACAGAGATGGATGGATGGACATCTTCATTTCCAATGATTTCTTTGAGCGTGATTATCTATATATCAACAATCAGGATGGCACCTTTACCGAAAGTCTCACCGATTATATGATTTCAACTTCTGCGGCTTCTATGGGTGCAGATATAGCAGACCTGACTAATGATGGCTATTTGGATATTTTCGTAACCGAAATGCTTCCCGAGCCACCACAGCGTCTAAAGCAGATTACCACTTTTGAGAGCTGGGATAAGTTTCAGTTCAATTTGGAACATGGCTATCATTACCAATACACCCGAAATATGCTGCACGTCAATAACGGAGATGGAACCTATTCTGATTTGGGAAGAATGACTAATGTGGAGGCTACCGACTGGTCATGGGCTGCCTTGATGTTTGATATGGATAATGATGGTTTGAAGGATATTTGGGTTGCCAATGGGATTTATCAGGATTTGACAGACTTGGATTACCTGAATTTCATTGATAATGAAGATACCAAGCGTGCAATCATCTCCAAGGAGGGAGTGGATTATAAAGCCTTGATAGATCCTATGCCAATCAATCCTGTTTCCAATTATGCCTTTAAAAACAAAGGAAACTTGGTTTTTGAGAATGTAGTACACCAATGGGGATTGGGAGACCCTATTCACTCCAACGGTTCTGCTTATGTGGATTTGAATAATGATGGGGCTTTGGACTTAGTAGTCAATAATGTCAACCGAGAGGTGTTGATTTTTAAAAATAAAAGCAGGGAAATGCATCCGGAACATAATTTCCTGAAAATTGAATTGAAAGGGAAAGGTCAAAATACGAATGCTATCGGAGCACAAGTTCGGTTGATTGCTAATGGAGAGTCCTTCTATCAAGAGCAAATGCCCAATCGAGGCTTTCAGTCCTCGGTAGATCCTCGATTAAACTTTGGTTTGGGATCTCTTTCCTCTATTGATGAGGTGCAAGTTCGATGGCCTGATGGCGCTTTTACCATCGTTTCTAATGTGGAAGTTAATCAGACGCTAGTGCTGAGCTGGGCGGATGCTGTGGTAGAAAATTTTCAGTTTTTCACCGAGCCTCAAGAGCAATTATTCAAAAAAGTCGCCAAGACATCGGTGGATTTTACCCATCAGGAAAACCGTTTTGTGGATTTTGATAGGGATCGCCTGACCTATCACAAGTTATCTACTGAGGGACCTGCCGTAGCTGTAGGGGATGTCAATGGCGACGGACTGGAGGATATCTTCTTTGGTGGGGCTAGAAGTTTTGAAGCTTCTTTGTATTTGCAACAGCGGGATGGAACTTTCAAAAAATCCAATCAGTCGGCATTTGCAGAGGATAAGCTTTCTGAAGATGTAGATGCTGTATTTGCCGATTTTGATGGGGATGGAATGTTGGATTTGTTGGTCGCCTCTGGAGGGAACGAGTTTGGTTTTGGCTCCATGGAACTTGCAGACAGGCTTTATTTGAATGACGGAAAAGGGAATTTTACCAAGTCCACTGTTTCAGGGTTGGTGAACTTCAAAAATAGCACCTCCTCTTTGCAAGTAATGGATATCAATGGAGATGGGTATTTGGATATTCTGGCATTTTCCAGGGTAGTACCTTTCCTTTACGGTGTGAATCCCAATTCTTTGGTTTTGCTGAATGATGGGAAAGGTGCATTTTCTGATGCTACGGCAACGATTGCTCCTGAATTCAAGGAATTGGGCATGGTGACAGATGCAGTCCTCGCTGACTTGGATGGGGATGGGCGTTTGGATGTAGCAGTAGTAGGTGAGTGGATGGCCCCAACGATCTTCTGGAATCGAAACGGGAAGTTTGCAAAGGATATAGATTCTGAACTCAGCAAGTTCACAGGCTGGTACCAGGCCATTGCTGCGGGAGATTTAACTGGTGATGGAAAAGTTGATTTAGTATTGGGCAATCATGGACTGAATACCCGTTTCAAAACATCTTTCGAGCGTCCAATTCGGATGTTTGTCAACGATTTTGATCAAAATGGATCAGTGGAACATGTGTTTGTTCAAAAATCAGGTGACAAGCATGTTCCATTTACCTTGAAGCATGAGTTGGAGCGTCAGATTCCTTCGATAAAGAAAAATTTCTTGAAATACAGTTCATTCAATGATAAGTTTTTGGAAGAGATCTTCACTCCGCAGCAATTGGAAAAAGCGATCATACAGGAGGTGAATTATTTTCAAAGTGCTGTTTTACTCAATCAAGGAAGTGGTTCTTTTGAAGTGAAAGAGCTACCTCGCATGGCACAGCGAAGTTGGATGTATAGCATAGCCCTGGAAGATGTGAATGAAGATGGACAGTTGGATATCTTGATGGGAGGCAATCTCTACGGTGCTAAGCCAGAAGTTGGTCAATACGATGCAAGCTATGGGGAGTTACTCTTAGGGAATGGCGATGGGACATTCGAATATGTGCCCAACAGAAGCCATGGTCTGCAAATAAAAGGAGAAGTCCGTGATCTGAGGGTCATGCAGCTTCAAGGAAAACGACAGTTGATGGTTACAAGAAATAACAATCAGGTTGAGTTTTGGGAGTTTTGA
- a CDS encoding VCBS repeat-containing protein, with the protein MIKAIGHLFACTVKAFNHGITISLLIISFYACKSTTSSEEQTLFELLPSSHTGIDFRNDLVYDEKFNPYTFRNFYNGAGVALGDINNDGLVDIFFAGNQAENKLYLNKGNFQFEDITAQAGLAVPGIWSTGVSMADVNGDGLLDIYICKSGPLGGEERHNALYINNGDLTFIEMAHEYGLADTGLSQHAVFFDFDLDGDLDMYLLNNSARSVGINDLRIGQRDIRDPEGGNKLYRNDGGYFVDVSEKAGIYGSAIGYGLGVTVADLNRDGWPDLYVSNDFFEKDYLYLNNGDGTFTEALEDMMTEISMGSMGADIADLNNDGWQDIFVTEMLPATWDRVKTKTPFEDWDKYQANVKAGYFHQFTRNTLQRNLGFKPNSKEIHFAEVSRFAGVHATDWSWGALIFDADNDGLKDIFVANGIVKDLTDFDYVDYYVNNQNLISQYKRDSILLTKMIDEFPSNPLRNYLFKNLGDYRFEDIAANSGLDQLTFSTGAAYADLDNDGDLDLVINNLNGEAFILKNNARELTDHSFIQLNLGGYFGTQVSVYAGKELYYAEHNPVKGYMSSVDHRLHLGLGTHTSIDSIIVRWPSRQETILRDVAVNQILDLLPSAAQNAYTSSKPIQVVPLLRLSPQQIDWKHEESDFVDFDRDRLRMKMISNEGPKAVVADFNGDGLDDVFLPGAKGQSSQIWIQQKNGSFFLSQSFDEDAIPEDIDGLVLDANGDGFPDLYVLSGSLEFSLKNPNYQDRLYLNDGKGKFSKQEKSLPIRYESSSKAIRLDINDDGLDDILVATRTIPFAYGVPVGLSLLVNKGDGTFADETSVRMPDIASIGMARDLWWGDFLGNGRKQLVVVGHWIPISVYEWDGQTLENISKSLGLGDLNGFYNHVLVEDLDGDGKLDLFVGNFGKNSRFLAGPTTPLRMYVNDFDQNGSVEQIITQFENEFAYPIVLKQALLKQLPSWKKQLLNFDSYKDKRLEELVSQEILGRSVVWEVHELASQLFIQQENGTFVQTKLPSELQYAPIFHGQLVSAPNQKKYMVLGGNHSRIKPEWGIQMGSYGWLMERDATSWKIIDASNSGIYIPGEIRSIQQINTHIGTKLLVTRSNERPLIYEWSK; encoded by the coding sequence GTGATTAAGGCAATTGGTCATTTATTTGCCTGTACTGTGAAAGCCTTTAATCATGGAATAACAATCTCTTTGCTTATTATTAGTTTTTATGCATGTAAATCCACTACCTCTTCAGAAGAACAGACTTTATTTGAGTTACTACCTTCCTCCCATACAGGGATTGATTTTAGAAATGATTTGGTGTATGATGAAAAATTTAATCCTTATACATTCCGGAACTTTTACAATGGAGCAGGTGTAGCCCTTGGAGATATTAATAATGATGGGTTGGTAGATATTTTTTTTGCAGGGAATCAAGCCGAAAATAAACTATACCTTAACAAAGGTAATTTTCAATTCGAAGATATTACAGCACAGGCAGGTTTGGCTGTGCCCGGTATTTGGTCCACAGGTGTAAGTATGGCGGATGTGAATGGAGATGGGTTGTTGGATATTTACATTTGTAAATCAGGCCCTCTCGGTGGAGAGGAGCGCCACAATGCTCTCTACATCAATAATGGTGACCTGACATTCATTGAAATGGCCCATGAATATGGGTTAGCAGATACAGGATTATCCCAACATGCGGTGTTCTTTGATTTTGACCTAGATGGGGATTTGGATATGTACCTGCTCAACAATTCAGCACGGTCAGTTGGTATCAATGATCTAAGGATAGGCCAACGAGATATTAGAGATCCTGAAGGAGGAAATAAACTCTATAGAAATGATGGAGGGTATTTTGTGGATGTCAGTGAAAAGGCTGGTATTTATGGTTCTGCGATAGGCTATGGTCTTGGAGTGACTGTAGCTGATTTGAATCGAGATGGATGGCCTGACTTGTACGTTTCCAATGATTTTTTTGAAAAGGATTATCTCTACCTCAATAATGGTGATGGTACATTCACAGAGGCCTTGGAAGATATGATGACTGAAATCAGCATGGGTTCTATGGGGGCAGATATTGCTGATTTGAACAACGATGGCTGGCAAGATATTTTCGTCACTGAGATGCTTCCCGCAACTTGGGACCGTGTAAAAACCAAAACGCCTTTTGAAGATTGGGATAAGTATCAAGCGAATGTAAAAGCAGGGTATTTTCATCAATTTACCCGAAATACTTTACAAAGGAATTTAGGCTTTAAACCTAATTCCAAAGAAATCCATTTTGCAGAGGTCTCTCGATTTGCGGGCGTACATGCGACCGATTGGTCTTGGGGAGCCTTGATTTTTGATGCGGATAATGATGGATTGAAAGATATTTTTGTAGCCAATGGCATTGTCAAAGATCTCACAGATTTTGATTATGTTGATTATTATGTAAATAATCAAAACCTCATTTCTCAGTATAAAAGAGACTCCATTCTTTTGACCAAAATGATCGATGAGTTTCCCTCCAATCCTTTGAGAAATTACTTGTTTAAAAATTTGGGAGATTATCGTTTTGAGGACATTGCAGCGAACAGCGGATTGGATCAACTCACCTTTTCTACAGGGGCTGCTTATGCTGATTTGGATAATGACGGAGATTTAGATTTGGTCATCAACAACCTCAATGGAGAAGCATTTATCCTAAAAAATAATGCACGGGAATTAACCGATCATTCGTTCATTCAACTCAATCTTGGAGGATATTTTGGAACGCAGGTAAGTGTGTATGCTGGGAAAGAGCTTTATTATGCGGAGCACAATCCTGTCAAAGGCTACATGTCATCAGTTGATCATCGGCTACATTTGGGGCTAGGTACCCATACCAGTATTGATTCGATAATTGTGCGGTGGCCTAGTAGGCAAGAAACTATCTTAAGGGATGTCGCAGTGAATCAGATCTTGGATTTATTACCTTCAGCTGCGCAGAATGCATATACCTCAAGTAAGCCAATTCAAGTAGTGCCACTTCTTCGATTATCACCACAGCAAATTGATTGGAAACATGAAGAGAGTGATTTCGTTGATTTTGATCGGGATAGACTTCGAATGAAAATGATTTCGAATGAAGGTCCAAAAGCCGTAGTTGCGGACTTCAACGGAGATGGGTTAGACGATGTATTCTTACCAGGTGCTAAAGGTCAATCCTCACAAATTTGGATTCAACAAAAGAACGGTTCTTTTTTCCTATCCCAAAGCTTTGATGAGGATGCTATTCCTGAAGATATTGATGGGTTGGTCTTAGATGCCAATGGAGATGGCTTTCCTGATTTGTACGTCTTGAGTGGGAGTCTAGAATTTTCTCTCAAAAACCCCAACTACCAAGACCGATTGTATTTGAACGATGGGAAGGGGAAGTTTTCAAAACAAGAAAAATCTTTACCCATACGTTATGAAAGTAGCTCGAAAGCTATTCGATTGGACATCAATGATGATGGGTTAGATGATATCCTAGTAGCTACTCGTACCATCCCCTTTGCGTATGGAGTTCCTGTCGGCTTGAGTTTGCTTGTTAATAAAGGTGATGGAACCTTTGCAGATGAGACATCAGTCCGTATGCCGGATATAGCTTCCATTGGGATGGCTCGGGACCTTTGGTGGGGAGATTTTTTAGGGAATGGACGTAAGCAACTAGTAGTCGTTGGTCATTGGATTCCAATTTCGGTGTATGAGTGGGACGGACAGACTCTTGAAAATATCAGCAAATCCCTTGGTTTGGGTGATTTGAACGGCTTTTATAATCATGTATTGGTAGAAGATCTTGATGGCGATGGTAAACTCGATCTTTTTGTCGGAAATTTTGGGAAGAACTCCAGGTTTTTGGCTGGTCCTACCACCCCTTTGCGCATGTATGTAAATGATTTTGATCAAAATGGAAGTGTGGAGCAAATCATCACGCAGTTTGAAAATGAGTTTGCATATCCTATTGTGTTGAAACAAGCTTTACTCAAACAACTGCCTAGTTGGAAAAAGCAATTACTTAATTTTGATAGTTACAAAGACAAACGCTTGGAAGAGTTGGTAAGCCAGGAAATCTTAGGTAGAAGTGTAGTATGGGAGGTACATGAATTAGCATCCCAGCTTTTTATCCAACAAGAGAATGGTACTTTTGTACAAACAAAGTTACCATCTGAACTTCAGTATGCGCCAATATTCCATGGGCAATTAGTATCCGCTCCCAATCAAAAAAAATATATGGTATTAGGAGGCAATCATTCCAGAATCAAACCTGAGTGGGGCATACAAATGGGAAGTTATGGATGGCTGATGGAGCGTGATGCAACAAGCTGGAAAATCATCGATGCTTCTAATTCTGGAATTTATATACCGGGAGAAATCCGATCTATACAACAGATAAATACGCATATCGGCACCAAGCTATTGGTGACCCGATCCAATGAAAGACCGTTAATATATGAGTGGAGTAAATAA
- a CDS encoding VCBS repeat-containing protein, whose translation MNRFTYLIVFISWICLSCKDTNDPKDTLFQLLSSEETGIDFSNNLTSTDELNILEYLYFYNGGGVALGDINNDGLVDIYFTSNQGSNKLYLNKGNFQFEDITDVAGVDGDGGWSTGVTMADINGDGFLDIYVCQVGDYKGLKGSNKLYINNGDQTFTESAAVYGLDFVGFSTHAVFFDYDQDGDLDMYLLNHSIKKPEVFSHADTKFENIDEKGGDKLFKNMLVEGQSTFVDETAEAGILSSSLGFGLGVGVEDVNGDGWLDIYVSNDFTEDDYLYINNQDGTFTESLGNYISNTSRYSMGNDLADINNDGLPDIFTTDMLPEDPTIWMKSVGEDKQEVFDVKKRLGYKDQYVRNHLQLNRGDGRFSEIALMTNTFATDWSWAPLIFDMDNDGYKDIHVTNGIVKRPNDLDFIQYSQTPTPELTEKQRQTRQIDMLPSVKLPNYAFRNLGKLQFEDVAKAWGLDQASYSNGSAYADLDNDGDLDLVIHNTDQESFIYRNQSEKLAHNFLQIDLKGLGFNTFGIGASVWVFAQGELFQQTLSTSRGFQSGASTTLTFGLGAFDKVDSVIVSWAADQVERFVTISANTKVRLEAGKGQPGQRPRSLGENPIIAVSPVSIDWKHEENTDFDEFRREYLMPRRYATEGPAVAVGDVNGDGLDDIFLGGARLQAGSLFLQQADGSFNLHNPGIFEPFKPAEDVVAAFVDLNGNGFLDLYVGSAGNEFKSGELFNFDRIYFNDGKGNFSFSMNSLPPIGENTSAVAFQDVNGDGFVDIFLAAAVVTGNYGAAPASYLLLNDGKGRFKDATTQYFGENFRPGMVQSAEWMELEGELTLILAGEWMPVMGYSLNAQGKFTARELGPAGWYTGMKKIEVPTPQLLLGNLGLNSKLKASEQKPSWLYHVDVDGNSQDDPLIFHYMSDLLVPFATRDDLIKQVPSIKRKHDSYVSYARIQKPEDVISSDVAKAARKLPVTNLASGVMSLSEEKGFQAFPLEVQFSPVRDFVSFEHDGKHYLLVAGNFYGFRNDMGNADAQALTLLRWEHEEWVYQSLRIPANAYWGSYRKLAIFNLQGKPSILAVRNNDSPLIFQLIP comes from the coding sequence ATGAATAGATTTACGTATTTAATAGTTTTTATAAGTTGGATTTGTCTTTCTTGTAAGGATACAAATGACCCAAAAGACACCCTATTTCAACTGCTCTCGAGTGAGGAAACAGGGATTGATTTTTCCAATAACCTCACATCCACGGATGAACTCAATATCTTGGAGTATCTTTATTTCTACAATGGGGGAGGGGTAGCCTTGGGGGATATCAATAACGATGGATTGGTGGATATCTATTTTACCTCCAATCAGGGCTCCAACAAATTGTACCTGAACAAAGGAAACTTTCAATTTGAAGATATTACCGATGTTGCCGGAGTGGATGGTGATGGAGGTTGGTCTACAGGAGTAACTATGGCTGATATCAATGGTGATGGTTTTCTCGATATCTACGTCTGCCAAGTGGGCGACTATAAGGGGCTGAAGGGAAGCAATAAGTTGTATATCAACAATGGAGATCAAACATTCACAGAGTCAGCCGCTGTCTATGGGTTGGATTTTGTGGGATTTTCTACCCATGCAGTATTTTTTGATTATGATCAGGATGGAGACCTGGATATGTACCTACTCAATCATTCCATCAAGAAGCCTGAAGTATTTTCTCATGCGGACACCAAATTTGAAAATATTGACGAAAAAGGAGGGGACAAACTCTTCAAAAATATGCTAGTGGAGGGACAATCCACATTTGTGGACGAGACAGCAGAAGCTGGGATACTTTCTAGTAGTTTGGGTTTTGGATTAGGAGTAGGTGTAGAAGATGTGAATGGAGATGGCTGGTTGGATATCTATGTATCCAATGATTTTACGGAGGATGATTACCTCTACATCAATAATCAGGACGGAACATTCACAGAATCCCTTGGAAATTATATTTCCAATACCAGTCGCTACAGCATGGGGAATGACCTGGCGGATATTAATAATGATGGATTGCCCGATATTTTTACCACCGATATGCTTCCGGAAGATCCTACTATTTGGATGAAATCGGTAGGAGAGGACAAGCAGGAGGTCTTTGATGTGAAAAAGCGCTTGGGATATAAAGATCAGTATGTAAGAAATCACCTTCAACTGAATCGAGGTGATGGACGATTTTCAGAAATCGCGCTGATGACCAATACCTTTGCGACTGATTGGTCTTGGGCACCTTTGATTTTTGATATGGATAATGATGGATACAAGGATATCCATGTAACCAATGGTATCGTCAAACGTCCCAATGATTTAGATTTTATCCAATATTCACAAACGCCCACTCCAGAACTGACAGAAAAGCAAAGACAAACTAGGCAAATCGACATGTTGCCAAGTGTGAAGTTGCCTAATTATGCCTTTCGAAACCTAGGCAAGCTACAATTTGAAGATGTAGCGAAGGCTTGGGGCCTAGATCAAGCCTCTTACTCGAATGGCTCAGCCTATGCAGATTTGGATAATGATGGGGATTTGGATTTGGTAATTCATAATACCGATCAGGAATCTTTTATTTACAGAAATCAAAGTGAAAAACTGGCTCATAATTTTCTTCAAATTGACCTAAAAGGTCTTGGGTTCAATACGTTCGGTATTGGCGCAAGTGTTTGGGTATTTGCCCAAGGAGAACTTTTCCAGCAGACCCTTTCTACGTCCCGTGGTTTTCAGTCAGGGGCATCCACTACGCTTACCTTTGGGTTAGGGGCTTTTGACAAGGTAGATTCTGTAATTGTTTCATGGGCAGCAGATCAGGTAGAGCGATTTGTAACTATTTCAGCCAATACGAAGGTTCGTTTGGAAGCAGGCAAGGGACAACCAGGGCAGCGACCAAGATCCTTAGGGGAAAATCCCATAATCGCTGTAAGCCCAGTTAGTATAGACTGGAAGCACGAGGAAAACACAGATTTTGATGAATTTAGAAGGGAATACTTGATGCCAAGAAGGTACGCAACGGAGGGTCCTGCGGTGGCCGTCGGTGATGTGAATGGAGATGGATTGGATGATATCTTCTTGGGTGGTGCCCGATTACAGGCGGGTAGTCTATTTCTTCAGCAAGCAGATGGAAGCTTCAATCTCCATAATCCTGGGATATTTGAGCCCTTTAAGCCAGCCGAGGATGTGGTGGCGGCATTTGTGGATTTGAATGGCAATGGTTTTTTGGATTTGTATGTAGGAAGTGCAGGGAATGAGTTTAAGAGTGGAGAACTCTTCAATTTTGATCGTATCTACTTCAATGATGGGAAAGGTAATTTTTCATTTTCCATGAACTCCTTGCCACCCATTGGTGAAAACACCTCAGCTGTGGCCTTTCAGGATGTGAATGGAGATGGATTTGTAGATATTTTCCTTGCCGCTGCGGTAGTTACCGGGAATTATGGAGCAGCTCCAGCATCTTATTTACTGTTGAATGATGGGAAGGGAAGGTTCAAGGATGCAACTACGCAGTATTTTGGAGAAAATTTCCGACCCGGCATGGTTCAGTCAGCAGAATGGATGGAATTGGAAGGGGAATTGACCTTAATTTTGGCTGGGGAGTGGATGCCTGTCATGGGGTATTCTTTGAATGCTCAGGGGAAATTTACTGCACGTGAATTAGGCCCTGCTGGCTGGTACACAGGTATGAAAAAAATCGAGGTACCAACCCCACAGCTACTGCTAGGGAATTTGGGGCTCAATAGTAAACTCAAGGCAAGTGAACAAAAACCTAGTTGGCTTTATCATGTAGATGTGGATGGAAACTCCCAAGATGATCCTTTGATTTTCCATTACATGAGTGACTTACTGGTGCCTTTTGCTACACGAGATGATTTGATCAAGCAGGTACCAAGTATCAAACGCAAACACGATTCCTATGTGAGTTATGCTAGGATTCAAAAGCCTGAGGATGTCATTTCCTCTGATGTAGCCAAAGCAGCACGTAAATTACCAGTGACCAATCTGGCATCTGGAGTTATGTCTCTTTCAGAAGAAAAAGGTTTTCAGGCCTTTCCACTGGAGGTTCAGTTTAGCCCTGTGCGGGATTTTGTTTCTTTTGAGCACGATGGTAAGCATTACTTGCTAGTGGCAGGCAATTTCTATGGATTCCGCAATGATATGGGCAATGCGGATGCGCAAGCATTGACCCTCTTGCGCTGGGAGCATGAAGAATGGGTTTACCAGTCCTTGAGAATTCCTGCCAATGCCTATTGGGGATCATACCGAAAATTAGCTATCTTTAATTTACAGGGAAAACCGAGTATATTGGCTGTTCGCAACAATGATTCTCCATTGATTTTCCAACTAATCCCCTGA